Genomic DNA from Pseudomonadota bacterium:
TCAACCACATCAGCCACAGAGATGATCTGTGACTCCAGGAGTATCTGTCCGTTTTTGAGACCTTGCGGATAGCCTGAACCGTCTAATCTTTCATGGTGCTGGAGAACTATCTCTGCTATGGGATAAGGCAATTCCACATCTTTCAATATGTCATATCCTGATTGAGAGTGAACTTTTATAAGGCTCATTTCAATATCCAATAATTTACCGGGTTTTACTAATATCTCGGCCGGTACTGATATTTTCCCGATATCATGGATGAGACCTGCCATACGGATTTTATCGATGTCATCGCTTGATAGATCCATCTCCTGTGCTATTACCATTGCAAGATCAGATACCCTTCTCTGGTGACCTGCGGTATAGGGGTCTCTTGTTTCCACTGTTAACGACATTGCCCGTATGGTACCTGCTAAGGATTTTCTCAGCTTTATGGCAGTCTGCTGCAACACTTCTTCGGCAAGTTTACGAGAGGTAATGTCACGGTTGCTGCCGCGTATTCCCTTAAACACACCAGTCTCATCATATATTGCTTGGCAGGCATGGCCTATCCATCGTTCAGTGCCATCGGACCGGATGATAAGAAATTCTATTTCATCAATATGGTCAGCCTGACACACACTTTTCTTGTGAAAAATAAAATCAGGTCGATGATCCGGATAAATAATCCGGTCAAGTAAGCCCGGATCAGCCAGAAACTTTTCAGCTTTGTACCCCGTAATACGTTCACAAGAAGGAGAACAATAGACAAAATGGTCCTGGCGGTCAAGCCAGTATTCCCAGTCATAAGTGTTGTCCGCAACAATACGGTATTTTTCTTCACTCTCTCTCAGAGCTTTTTCTGCCAGTTTATGCTCGGTAATATCCCTGAAAATTCCCTGGATTAATCTTTTTCCTCTGTATTCTATAACTGTTCCAGTTATATCAACGGGAACTATTTTGCCGTCTTTTCTTAATACTCTGGTATCAATTAATGAGCCTATTTTCTGTTCCGCTATCTCCCTGAAAGTATACATTGTTTTCCCAAGTTCTTCCTTTGGGTGAATTTGCGAAATTTTTAGGCCCAGTAGCTCTTCCTCTGTGTAGCCCAATAGTTCCTCTGCTTTTTTATTTGCTTCGAGAATATTCCCCTCGGGGTCAGCAATTAATATCGCATCAGGTGCATACTCCATCAAGGCACGGTATTTTTGTTCACTGCTAAGGAGCGCCTCCTCTATAAGCTTGCGTTCGGTAATGTCCTCCGATATACCCAGAAGATATTGTGCCTTTCCTCCCATTTCAATAATAGGTATTTTCTTTGTATGGAGTATTCTCTCTCCCAGTAGCTTTGTCTGAATGGGCTCCTCGGGAATATCAACCAATTGCTTTTTTTCGATGACTTCCCTGTCCTTTTCGGTAAAGAAATTCGCCTGATTTTCAGGGAAAAAGTCGTAGTCATTCTTACCTATCAAATATTGTCTGTTCATTCCCAGCAGTTTTTCTCCCGCCTTATTGAATTTCACAAAATTTAGGGTTTCCGCCTCTTTCACAAAAAGCATATCCGGAATGTTCTCGATGATGCTGTCAAGAAACCCCTCATTCCTTTCCAAAGCCTCTTCATTTGCCTTCAGCTTTTGATTCACAATTTCAAGATCAGACATTTTCTTCTCGAGTTTCTTGAAAAGGATTTCATTATGACGCCTGAAGAACTCCATTTCTTCACCAAGAGGCTTCGCTGCTGCTGGTTTTGCCGCATATTTTTCTTCAAATAATTCTGCCAGTATATGCATCAGTATTTCCGGCTCTTGAGGTTTGAGAATAAATCTGTCCGCGCCAAGACTCAATGCAAACTTCTCATCCTTTGGTTCGGTGTAAGTGGCCGTATAAAATATAAAGGGTATATGTTTGAGCTGCTCGTCCTCTTTCCATTTCCGGCAAAGTATGAATCCATCCATAACCGGCATCAGGATATCGCTTATAATCAGATCAGGGGGCATTTTGATGGCTGATTCCAGCGCTTCTGAACCGTTCGTAGCCGTCATTACGCCATAACCGTTTCCTTTAAGTGTGATCTCAAGGAAATAAAGGTTTTCTGTATTATCATCGACAATTAGAACTGTTTTCATTACAGGTTATCTCCTTAAGCCTTTATAAGGTGTTGT
This window encodes:
- a CDS encoding PAS domain S-box protein, producing the protein MKTVLIVDDNTENLYFLEITLKGNGYGVMTATNGSEALESAIKMPPDLIISDILMPVMDGFILCRKWKEDEQLKHIPFIFYTATYTEPKDEKFALSLGADRFILKPQEPEILMHILAELFEEKYAAKPAAAKPLGEEMEFFRRHNEILFKKLEKKMSDLEIVNQKLKANEEALERNEGFLDSIIENIPDMLFVKEAETLNFVKFNKAGEKLLGMNRQYLIGKNDYDFFPENQANFFTEKDREVIEKKQLVDIPEEPIQTKLLGERILHTKKIPIIEMGGKAQYLLGISEDITERKLIEEALLSSEQKYRALMEYAPDAILIADPEGNILEANKKAEELLGYTEEELLGLKISQIHPKEELGKTMYTFREIAEQKIGSLIDTRVLRKDGKIVPVDITGTVIEYRGKRLIQGIFRDITEHKLAEKALRESEEKYRIVADNTYDWEYWLDRQDHFVYCSPSCERITGYKAEKFLADPGLLDRIIYPDHRPDFIFHKKSVCQADHIDEIEFLIIRSDGTERWIGHACQAIYDETGVFKGIRGSNRDITSRKLAEEVLQQTAIKLRKSLAGTIRAMSLTVETRDPYTAGHQRRVSDLAMVIAQEMDLSSDDIDKIRMAGLIHDIGKISVPAEILVKPGKLLDIEMSLIKVHSQSGYDILKDVELPYPIAEIVLQHHERLDGSGYPQGLKNGQILLESQIISVADVVEAIASHRPYRPALGVEVALEEIEKNKGNLYDAGVVDVCIKLFREKEFKFEPTGP